ATAATGATTGTCGTCCGCTATGCGAGGGATTGTCTGGGGAGGATCGGGAACTTCTTTCGCCCTCGATTCCGGGACGATGCGGGGATTTCCCGCGCCGTGCGAACTATGAACGATCGATCCCTTGCTCCCAATCAGAATCGCCCCCGCTTTCGAATTCCAATCGTCCAATTTTACGTCCCGCAATTGCGGGATATCCACCGTTTTGCCGTAGGTCCACGTAACCTTCACAGGCGGCATAGCCCCGCGGGCGGGAAAACGATAGAGGATGCCGGAATTCAATGCGAATCGTTCGGGAGAATAATTCCTGCCTCCATTCTTCGCTTCAATGGATTCTGGAGCGCCCAACTGCAAAGCCCAAAACGCCGGATCCAGGATATGGCATACCCAATCGCCGAGAACGCCGGTTCCGAAATCGCGCCAGCTTCTCCATTTTCCAGGCAAATAGGTGGGATGATAGGGACGAAACGCCGCCGGACCAATCCATAAATCCCACTCCAACGTGGGGGGGATGGGCGGCGAATTCTTGGGACGGTCTGAGCCATCGCCGTAGGATTGCGTATACCAGGCGTGGACTTCTTCCACATCGCCGATGGCCCCATTGGCGATCCATTCGCACACCTTTCGAATCGGATGAGAGGAATGTCCCTGGTTTCCCAATTGCGTTTGGACTTTATGCTCGCTCGCCGCTTTCATCAGCGCGCGCACTTCGTAAAGATTATGCGCCATCGGTTTTTCCAAATAGACGTGTTTATCTCGCTGGATAGCGTTTATGGCCATGACGGCGTGAACATGATCCGGAGCGCCGACGATCACGGCGTCCACGTCTTTCTGCTTGTCGAGCATGACGCGGAAATCCTTGTATTTGGGAACTTTCTCGAACCGGTTGAACGATTTCGCCGCTTGCTTCTCGTCCACGTCGCATAGCGCGACGATATTTTCGCTGAGGCATTGTTCCATATCGTATCCACCCCGGCCGCCCGCTCCCATTACGGCGATATTCAATTTATCGCTCGGCGGTTGAGCGCTCTCTCGGCCCAGAACGGAAGGCGGCGCAATCGTGAAAGCGGCCGATGCGATAGCCGCTTGCTTCATAAAATGGCGCCGCGTAGTTTTGGCGATTCGATTTTTCATTTTACCTTCCATCCTTTACGTTAACGTAAAAATCGCCAAGAATCGGCAATCAATAGTCCCGCTCTAGTGCGATTCGGAATTGCATAAACTTGTAGGGTGGATCGAGGGAAGCAAGCCCCGCCAATACCAAACGATCTTTATTCTTCTTGCGCTTTTCTTAATTGCGCTAGCCGCATCTATCCAGCGTTTCGAATGTATCACATCCGAAAAAATAGATTAAGGCGGAGAGGAGAGACGAAGTGTGGTTCTTCGTCTTTCCTTACCATTCGCCAACGATAAATAAGGCTTTAACGCAAAAAGGGCGGAATGGCTGCCGCCGCTCCGCCCATAAAGCCGCCTTTTTCATCATTCGCTGGCACACTATTGGCGCTGGAAGCTGCGCATCCGTTCGCGCATCTCCTCGATTTCCTTATTCACTTCCTTCACTTTTTCCTTCCAGGCGTTGTTTTGTTCTTCGGAAAGAACCTCTCCCGCTTTTGTCATGAAAGACTCTTTCTCTTTTTGATATTCTTTCTCCGCTTTCTCCCTTTCGGCCGCTTCCATTTGCACTCCAGCGAAGGGCGAATCGGCGGGAACCATCTTCTTGCCCAAGGTGATCGCCAACGGTTGCAGTTTTTCGCGCTGTTCTTTTTTCAACTCGAGCAGCCGCAGGGCGCGCAACTCGGCGTCAGGGAAAAACACGCGCCGCGTCAATGCCCCTTCGACCTCCTCCAATTCTTTCTCGGATAGCACTTCTTTCAATTCCTTCTTCATATCCGCTGCGGTCTCTTTTTGCATTTTAGTGAAGAAATCTCTTCTTTCTTGGTCGCTCATACTTTGAAAATCGACCGAGCCGCTTTGCATTGCCTCCCGTCTCTTCGCTGAGATATCAGTGTAAACCGTAACGACTTTTTCCGATAATTCCGGATTCAGCATCAAAACATCGCAAAGAATCATCACCGCCTGCCCTCGAAAGCCTCTTCGCGGCGGCTGTTGATCCTGCGCCGAAGCCAACATGACAACGATTCCCAATAACGCAATTGCTAATCCTGCCCTCTTCATAAGATATTCTCCTTTCGCGCTTTTATTGAATCTCCAGCATCGCTGGATATTTATATATGTCGTTGAAACCGAGCGTCAATGTTCCAAGTATTCATAAAGATGATTCGATTTTTTAATATCAGAAAGAGTGATTCATCCATAGTAAGAATTGAGAAATAATCCATATAAACACCTAGAATCTCAAACGCCCTTGGTCGCCGCGCAATCGCAGCCATAATTATAGATGACATTCCGATTGTAAGGAAAAACCATGCGCGTTTTATTGTTGAATCCACCCGGCGATAAGCCGTATTTGCGCGATTATTATTGCAGCCACTCCGCCAAGGCGCGTTATTATTGGCATCCCTACGATCTTGTCGTCCAGAGCGGCATCCTTTCCCGCCGCCATGAGGTGGAATTTCTCGACGCCAATTGCTTGGGGCTGACTTTTCCCCAGGCCGCCCGGCGCGTCCGCGATCTAGCGTCGCAAGCGATCGTCTTCCTTACCGGCGGCGTCTGCTGGAAGCAGGATTTCGCCTTTCTCGAATCCCTCGGCCTTCCCGATAATTTCCCCATCGCCGGAACCGGCGACGTTTTGGTCAGCAAGGGGCGCGAATTGATGGGGCGTTATCCGTGGCTGAAAGCGATTCTGCTCGATTTTACTGCTTCCAGCATCGATGGTTTTCTCGCCTCCTGGAACGCCCAAACCGGCGCCGTCGAACGGGACGATCTGCTTCCCAATCTTCTCTACCGCTCCGGCGGCGCTATTTTGCGCGGCCTCGATCCCGGCGAGCGCTACTACTCTTTTCCCCTGCCGCGCTACGATCTATTGCCGTTGGCCAAATACAGCATTCCCCACGGACGACGACGCCTTTTCGCCTCGTTTCTCACTGATTTCGGTTGTCCCTATCACTGCTCGTTTTGCTTCAACGGCAAATGGGCGCACAAACTGCGCGACCTCGATAACGCATTGCAGGAACTGCGCTATGTGCGCGATCTTGGCATCTGCGAGTTGTGGATCAAAGACCTTACCTTCGGCGTCAACCGCCAACACACGACGGAATTTCTTAACCGGCTCATCGCAGAAAAGTTGAATTTCGATTGGATAACGCTCTCCCGCGTCGACGTGATGGATGAGGAACTGCTTACTTTAATGGCCCGCGCGGGTTGCCATACGATCCAATTCGGCGTCGAATCCGCCGATCAGGGCATCCTCAATTCGATCGAGAAGGGCATCGAACCGGCGCGAGTGATGGAGATATTCCGTCTTTGCCGCCGTCTCAAAATTCGCACCCTGGCCCATTTCATTATCGGCCTGCCCGGCGAGACCGAAGCGACCGCTCTCCGCAGCATCGAATTCGCCAAAGATTTGGACCCGGACTTCATCTCCTTCAACGTCGCCGCTCCCCGCATGGGAACCGACCTGCGTTCCGAAGCCATTCGCCAAGGCTGGACGCCCAAAGATGTGGAAACGGTGGACAATTCCATCGCCTTCCCCCAAATGGAGATAGGGACTTTATCCAGCGACCGCGTGCGCGAACTACGCAATCAGGCCATCCGCGAGTTTCATCTGCGCCCCGCTTATCTCTGGCGCAAAGCCCGCGATTTCCGCTCCCCCCGCGAAGCCTGGCGCGCCGCCCGCAACGCTTTTTCGCTCCTGCGCTCGACGCGGAATCGCCCCGATCTAGCCGATTACGCCGAAGGGGATATGTGATAACTGAGGGATATGATGAAGGGTAAGATGAGGCGCGTTTTTTGCCCCATCGATTTTTTACGAAGAATGAAGTCGCGATTACTGTTCATCCACCTCAAGTTGAATGACGGAGAAACAGATTTCCATCAAAGAATTAAGGCAGTTATCGAGATTCCCCGTTATGGCTATCATGCAGTCTTTCTGCGGCAAGTAAGCGAAGTAGGCATTAAAACCGGAGATGCCGCCTGTCTTTCCCGGCAAGAGATATTTTCCCATCTTGAGTATTTCCAAACAGTAGCCATAGGACATTCCTGTGCCGGGTTGCTCAAAGGGAAGGCCGTTGTTTAAACAGGCAGGCGCAAACATCGCCTTGATGCTCGCTTGTTTCAGCAGCGCATCCGGTTGGAAGGCTTTTTTTAGTTTTATAAGATCCGAGGGATTGGATAATATTCCCCCGCTGGCGTAAGGAGCCG
The nucleotide sequence above comes from Candidatus Omnitrophota bacterium. Encoded proteins:
- a CDS encoding Gfo/Idh/MocA family oxidoreductase, whose protein sequence is MKNRIAKTTRRHFMKQAAIASAAFTIAPPSVLGRESAQPPSDKLNIAVMGAGGRGGYDMEQCLSENIVALCDVDEKQAAKSFNRFEKVPKYKDFRVMLDKQKDVDAVIVGAPDHVHAVMAINAIQRDKHVYLEKPMAHNLYEVRALMKAASEHKVQTQLGNQGHSSHPIRKVCEWIANGAIGDVEEVHAWYTQSYGDGSDRPKNSPPIPPTLEWDLWIGPAAFRPYHPTYLPGKWRSWRDFGTGVLGDWVCHILDPAFWALQLGAPESIEAKNGGRNYSPERFALNSGILYRFPARGAMPPVKVTWTYGKTVDIPQLRDVKLDDWNSKAGAILIGSKGSIVHSSHGAGNPRIVPESRAKEVPDPPQTIPRIADDNHYRDWIRACKDGKPACSNFSYGGPLTELALLGVIATIYDGVELRWDSIKGRFINHENANRHLQCEYRQGWTL
- a CDS encoding radical SAM protein; the encoded protein is MRVLLLNPPGDKPYLRDYYCSHSAKARYYWHPYDLVVQSGILSRRHEVEFLDANCLGLTFPQAARRVRDLASQAIVFLTGGVCWKQDFAFLESLGLPDNFPIAGTGDVLVSKGRELMGRYPWLKAILLDFTASSIDGFLASWNAQTGAVERDDLLPNLLYRSGGAILRGLDPGERYYSFPLPRYDLLPLAKYSIPHGRRRLFASFLTDFGCPYHCSFCFNGKWAHKLRDLDNALQELRYVRDLGICELWIKDLTFGVNRQHTTEFLNRLIAEKLNFDWITLSRVDVMDEELLTLMARAGCHTIQFGVESADQGILNSIEKGIEPARVMEIFRLCRRLKIRTLAHFIIGLPGETEATALRSIEFAKDLDPDFISFNVAAPRMGTDLRSEAIRQGWTPKDVETVDNSIAFPQMEIGTLSSDRVRELRNQAIREFHLRPAYLWRKARDFRSPREAWRAARNAFSLLRSTRNRPDLADYAEGDM